The proteins below come from a single Acaryochloris sp. CCMEE 5410 genomic window:
- a CDS encoding winged helix-turn-helix domain-containing protein, with translation MPRKLYLEPHFSPDELKSHYRASQDPVESRRWHLLWLVSEQTTLTQAAQVVGLNYDYAREIVREYNHNGAHGLRNRRKDKRPHQSRSLLTQDQCAQLLTRLQTPPADGGLWNGPKVAQVIAQMTGVDKVWPQRGWDYLKRLEQSLQCPRPHHRKGEPEAQAAFKKTA, from the coding sequence ATGCCAAGAAAACTGTATCTAGAACCTCATTTTTCGCCTGACGAGCTGAAGTCTCATTATCGAGCCAGCCAAGACCCAGTAGAATCGCGCCGCTGGCATCTGCTGTGGCTCGTCAGTGAGCAAACAACGCTAACTCAAGCAGCCCAAGTGGTCGGTCTCAACTACGATTACGCTCGAGAAATCGTCAGGGAGTATAACCACAATGGCGCCCATGGGTTACGCAACCGACGCAAAGATAAGCGACCTCATCAATCTCGCAGTCTTCTGACTCAAGACCAATGTGCACAATTGTTGACTCGTCTACAAACCCCACCCGCCGACGGTGGTCTATGGAACGGCCCCAAAGTAGCCCAGGTCATCGCTCAGATGACAGGAGTCGATAAGGTTTGGCCCCAACGCGGTTGGGACTATCTCAAGCGATTGGAGCAGTCCCTGCAATGCCCACGTCCTCACCACCGTAAAGGTGAACCAGAGGCCCAAGCCGCTTTTAAAAAAACTGCCTAA